The Synechococcus sp. WH 8101 sequence GAGCCTGGACGCGGCAGGCGACGAAGTGGGGGCCGGATGGGTGGTCACCAGCGGGGCTCAGATCAACGTTAACAGGCTCACCACGCTAGGCAGGCCTGGTTGCCCCAGGATGGAGGCACCTGAGCAGGCGCGCCGTGCCCCGCAGCAATCGCAACGACAACTTCATCGACAAAAGCTTCACGGTGATGGCCGATCTGATCGTGAAGCTGCTGCCGATCAATGCACGCGCGAAGGAGGCCTACGTGTATTACCGCGATGGTCTCTCGGCCCAGAACGACGGCGATTACGCCGAAGCTCTGGAGAATTACGAAGAGAGTCTGAAGCTGGAGGACAACCCGATCGATCGCGGCGAAACCCTCAAGAACATGGCGATCATCTACATGAGCAACGGCGAGGAAGAGCGGGCGCTGGAGACCTATCAGAAAGCACTTGATGAAAACCCCAAGCAACCGTCCTGCCTCAAGAACATGGGCCTCATCTACGAGAAACGGGGCCGCACGGCGGAAGAGGAAGGGCGACGCGACGACGCCGACCGCTGGTTCGACCGCGCCGCCGATGTGTGGACCCAGGCCGTGCGCCTCAATCCGGGTGGCTATCTCGACATCGAGAACTGGCTCAAGTCGACGGGCCGCAGCAACGTGGATGTGTATTTCTGAGGATCAGGCGCGATCGTCGGCCGGATCCACGCCGAGAGCCAGCACCAGGGCTTCCGTGATCCGAGCCGCTTCCAACAGTTCGAGATCCAGGGCCGCCGCTGCAGCGCCGAGTCCGCTGCCCCTGGGCACCACGGCCCGCCGGAAGCCGAGTCGGGCCGCCTCCTGCAGGCGCAACTCCAGCTGCGTCACCGGACGCAGCTGGCCTCCGAGCCCTAGCTCCCCCAGCAACACGGTGCCGGCCGGCAGGGTGAGATCGCGATAACTGGCCACCACGGCGGCCGCTACCCCCAAATCCGCGGCCGGTTCCTCCACCTCGAGCCCGCCGGCCACGGCGAGATAGCAGTCGAAGCGCGAGAGGGGCAACCCCATGTGCTTTTCGAGCACCGCCAGGATCTGATGCAGGCGATTCACAGCAATGCCGGTGGCGGTGCGGCGCGGACTGGCATAGCTGGTGGTGCTGACCAACGACTGCAGATCCACCACCAGCGGCCGTGTGCCTTCGCAGGCCACGATCGTGGCCACACCGCTGGCCTGATCACCACTGAGAAACAGCTCGCTCGGATTGCCCACTTCCGCCAGGCCCTGCCCACGCATCTCGAACACGCCCAGTTCGTGGGTGGCACCGAAGCGGTTCTTCACGGCCCGCAGCAGCCGGTGGCTGGCGAAGCGATCCCCCTCGAAGGTGAGCACCGCGTCCACCAGATGCTCGAGCACCTTGGGCCCGGCCAGCACCCCTTCCTTGGTGACGTGCCCCACCAGCAACAGGGCCGTGTTCTGGCGTTTGGCGAGTCGTTGCAGAGCGGCGGCGCACTCCCGCACCTGGGCCACGGAGCCCGGAGCGCTGGACAGCTCCCCATCGTGGAGGGCCTGAATGCTGTCGATGATCGCCACATCCGGCTGCAGCGCCTCCAGTTCCTCGAGCACCAGCTCGAGATCGGTCTCGGCCAGGAGCTGCAGGCTCTGAACGGCCTCCACCCCCACCGGATCCTGCAGGCGCTGCCAACGCAGCTTCACCTGCGCCGCAGACTCCTCCGCACTCACGTAGAGCACCGAGCGCTGCACAGCCATCGCCGCAGCGCTCTGCAGCAGCAAGGTGCTCTTGCCGATGCCGGGATCGCCGCCCACCAGCACCAGAGAACCGGGCACGACGCCACCGCCGAGCACGCGATCCAGTTCTCCATAGCCACTCGCCAAGCGCTGCAGAGGCTGATCCGCGAGCGCATCGATGGCCATGGACCGGCGCGCTGTCGGTGTGGTCGCCGGATCGGCGGAAGCCCGCCGGCGACGGCCGTCAGATTTGGGCGCAGCCTGCTCCACCAGGGAGTTCCAGCTCCCACAGCTGTTGCAGCGACCGAAGAACTGACGGGTCTGGGCCCCGCAGCTCTGGCAAACAAAGAAGGAGCGCGACCGTGACACGTCGAACTGTGAAGAAACTTGGCGCTGAGTGAATGATGGGCACCCCCATCAACTTATGTGTGACGAGATCTTGTAATGGCTGCTGATCACATGACAGCCTCCGGTTCTGCCAAGGAAACCATCCTGGTCGTCGATGACGAGGCCAGCATCAGGCGGATCCTGGAGACGCGCCTGTCGATGATCGGTTACAACGTCATCACTGCCAGCGACGGCAACGAGGCCCTCGAGTGCTTCCGCGCCAGTGAACCGGATCTGGTGGTGCTCGACGTGATGATGCCGAAGCTCGACGGCTACGGCGTCTGCCAGGAGCTGCGCAAGGAATCGGATGTGCCGATCGTGATGCTCACCGCCCTGGGCGATGTGGCCGACCGGATCACGGGGCTGGAGCTCGGTGCCGATGACTATGTGGTGAAGCCCTTCAGTCCCAAGGAGCTGGAGGCCCGCATCCGCTGCGTGCTGCGCCGGGTCGACAAGGAGCAGGT is a genomic window containing:
- a CDS encoding photosystem I assembly protein Ycf3, which gives rise to MPRSNRNDNFIDKSFTVMADLIVKLLPINARAKEAYVYYRDGLSAQNDGDYAEALENYEESLKLEDNPIDRGETLKNMAIIYMSNGEEERALETYQKALDENPKQPSCLKNMGLIYEKRGRTAEEEGRRDDADRWFDRAADVWTQAVRLNPGGYLDIENWLKSTGRSNVDVYF
- the rpaB gene encoding response regulator transcription factor RpaB; its protein translation is MTASGSAKETILVVDDEASIRRILETRLSMIGYNVITASDGNEALECFRASEPDLVVLDVMMPKLDGYGVCQELRKESDVPIVMLTALGDVADRITGLELGADDYVVKPFSPKELEARIRCVLRRVDKEQVAGIPNSGVIQVADLRIDTNKRQVFRGDERIRLTGMEFSLLELLVSRSGEPFSRGEILKEVWGYTPERHVDTRVVDVHISRLRSKLEDDPANPELILTARGTGYLFQRIVDSVASEGP
- the radA gene encoding DNA repair protein RadA, with translation MSRSRSFFVCQSCGAQTRQFFGRCNSCGSWNSLVEQAAPKSDGRRRRASADPATTPTARRSMAIDALADQPLQRLASGYGELDRVLGGGVVPGSLVLVGGDPGIGKSTLLLQSAAAMAVQRSVLYVSAEESAAQVKLRWQRLQDPVGVEAVQSLQLLAETDLELVLEELEALQPDVAIIDSIQALHDGELSSAPGSVAQVRECAAALQRLAKRQNTALLLVGHVTKEGVLAGPKVLEHLVDAVLTFEGDRFASHRLLRAVKNRFGATHELGVFEMRGQGLAEVGNPSELFLSGDQASGVATIVACEGTRPLVVDLQSLVSTTSYASPRRTATGIAVNRLHQILAVLEKHMGLPLSRFDCYLAVAGGLEVEEPAADLGVAAAVVASYRDLTLPAGTVLLGELGLGGQLRPVTQLELRLQEAARLGFRRAVVPRGSGLGAAAAALDLELLEAARITEALVLALGVDPADDRA